TTTCTTGGTGCAGGTCTTCCGCAAACTCATGCGGCCTCAGGATTTCCACTTGCCAATTTCTCTCGTTCACCAGCGCCCCCGCACCGCCTGAGCGACAGACACGGCAGCTGCTAGACCCAAGGCGTGACGGACGCGCTGTGCTATAATTGCCCGAGACTTGGAGTCAGCCAGAAGGAGCACCGGGTGACAGGCCGACGCGAGAATCGCATTCGAGCTTATGGCTATGTCATAGAGCAGATTAGAGAGGTAAACCAAGATGTGAGCCGTAGGCCGGACAGAGTCTTGGGAGACTTCAGCTACATTTCACTTGATGAGCTTGTGAGGCTTGGGGAAGGCATTGCTGACCCCTCCCGGGAACTGGTAGCCGCTTTGAAGAAGCTCCTGGGTGCTGTTGCCAGCGAGCATGAGATCAATGAGTGCCTGGTTGCTCCCTTCATGTCTGAAGCATGATTCCGGTCAACCGTGAACTCTCGTTGGCGTCCCAATCCGAGCAAGTCGGAAAACGAGTCTGCGTGAACTCGAATCCTGGCAATCCTCACTAGCGGAATTGGAGAAAGGGGCAGCAGGACTTACTAAAATGCCAAAACGAAGCGACATCAGGAAAGTCATGATAATCGGTTCTGGCCCCATTGTGATAGGACAGGCCTGCGAGTTCGACTACTCCGGGACTCAGGCCTGCAAAGCCCTTCGCTCACTGGGCTACGAAGTCATGCTGGTGAACTCCAACCCAGCGACCATCATGACTGACCCAGGTATGGCCGACATCACCTATATTGAGCCGCTGACGGTGGAGTGCCTTACCAAGATAATCGAGAAGGAGCGCCCGGACGCAATCCTGCCGAACCTGGGCGGCCAGACAGGCCTGAACCTCAGCTCTGAGCTCGCGGAGGCAGGTGTGCTGGAAAAATACGGAGTAAGTGTTATCGGCGTTGACATTGAAGCCATACGTCGCGGCGAGGACCGGATTGCCTTCAAGAATACCATGATGATGCTTGGCCTTGACCTGCCGAGAAGCGAGGCTGTCTACAGCGTTCAGGACGCAGAGAGAGTCGCCACAGAGCTGAGGCTGCCTGTCGTGGTGCGTCCTGCCTACACGCTGGGCGGGACTGGTGGCGGCCTTGCCTACAACTTGGAGGAACTGCGCACCATCGTCAACCGAGGAATCACCACCAGCCGCATCGGCCAGGTACTGATAGAGGAATCAGTGGAGGGCTGGGAAGAACTGGAACTCGAGGTGCTTCGGGACGCCAGGAACCAGATGATCACAGTGTGCTTCATTGAAAACGTTGACGCAATGGGCGTGCACACTGGCGACTCCTTCTGCGTTGCTCCCATGCTGACAATTGCCCCTGAGTTGCAGGGCAGGCTTCAGGACTACTCCTACCGCATCATGGAGACAATCAAGGTAATCGGCGGCTGCAACATCCAGTTCGCCCACAACCCGGAGACGGGGCGCGTTGTGGTCATCGAGATCAACCCAAGGACTTCTCGCTCTTCGGCACTCGCGTCAAAAGCCACAGGCTTCCCCATCGCCCGGATTTCGACGATGCTCGCCGCTGGCGTTACCCTTGACGAACTCCCCTACTGGCGTGCTGGCACGCTTGACAAGTACACTCCCTACGGTGACTACATTGTCGTGAAATTCGCCCGCTGGGCATTCGAGAAGTTCCGGAACGCCCAAGACAGACTGGGAACTCAGATGCGCGCTGTGGGCGAAGTTATGAGCATCGGGAAGACCTACAAGGAAGCCTTCCAAAAAGCCATTCGCTCATTGGAGAACGGACGTTACGGGCTGGGATTCGCCAAGGACTTCGACAAGAAACCGCTTGACGAACTGATGAGACTGCTGAATTACCCGACCAGCGAACGCCAGTTCATCATGTACGAAGCCCTCCGCAAGGGCGCAGATGTCCAGCAGTTGTCTGAGAAGACCTACATTAAGCCATGGTTTATCCAGCAGATGAGAGAATTGGTCGGCCTGGAAGAGAAGATGCTCAAATACAAGGGGCAAATGCTTCCAGATGACCTGCTTACAGAGGCGAAGAAGGACGGCTTTTCAGACAAGTACCTTTCTCTGATACTCGGCATACCGGAAAGGGACATTCGCGAGAAGCGCAAGTCCCTTGGCGTGGTGGAGGGCTGGGATGCGGTCCCGGTAAGCGGGGTTGACGACGCGGCCTACTACTACTCTACTTACAACGCACCGGACAGAGTGACATCCAGTGACCGCAAGAAGGTGATGGTGCTGGGCGCTGGCCCGAACCGCATTGGCCAGGGCATAGAGTTTGACTATTGCTGTGTACACGCCGCCTTGGCGCTCCGTGACATGGGCTACGAGACCATCATGGTCAACTGCAACCCAGAGACCGTCTCCACCGACTACGATACGTCCGACAAGCTATATTTCGAGCCCGTCACCGTTGAGGACATCCTGAGCATCTACGAGAAGGAGAAGCCGGAAGGGGTTATAGTCCAGTTCGGCGGCCAGACACCCCTAAACATATCCCGTGACCTGGCTGAGGCCGGACTCCATATCCTCGGGACATCGCACGACGACATTGACCTGGCCAACGACCGCGGGCGATTCCGTGACATGATGAACAAGAT
The window above is part of the Chloroflexota bacterium genome. Proteins encoded here:
- the carB gene encoding carbamoyl-phosphate synthase large subunit, which gives rise to MPKRSDIRKVMIIGSGPIVIGQACEFDYSGTQACKALRSLGYEVMLVNSNPATIMTDPGMADITYIEPLTVECLTKIIEKERPDAILPNLGGQTGLNLSSELAEAGVLEKYGVSVIGVDIEAIRRGEDRIAFKNTMMMLGLDLPRSEAVYSVQDAERVATELRLPVVVRPAYTLGGTGGGLAYNLEELRTIVNRGITTSRIGQVLIEESVEGWEELELEVLRDARNQMITVCFIENVDAMGVHTGDSFCVAPMLTIAPELQGRLQDYSYRIMETIKVIGGCNIQFAHNPETGRVVVIEINPRTSRSSALASKATGFPIARISTMLAAGVTLDELPYWRAGTLDKYTPYGDYIVVKFARWAFEKFRNAQDRLGTQMRAVGEVMSIGKTYKEAFQKAIRSLENGRYGLGFAKDFDKKPLDELMRLLNYPTSERQFIMYEALRKGADVQQLSEKTYIKPWFIQQMRELVGLEEKMLKYKGQMLPDDLLTEAKKDGFSDKYLSLILGIPERDIREKRKSLGVVEGWDAVPVSGVDDAAYYYSTYNAPDRVTSSDRKKVMVLGAGPNRIGQGIEFDYCCVHAALALRDMGYETIMVNCNPETVSTDYDTSDKLYFEPVTVEDILSIYEKEKPEGVIVQFGGQTPLNISRDLAEAGLHILGTSHDDIDLANDRGRFRDMMNKIGIPMPESGMATKLEQALEIAKRIGYPLMVRPSYVLGGRGMEIVYDEEMLREYVVAAVGVTPERPILVDKYLENAIETEADALAEGGNAFVPAVMEHIEFAGVHSGDAACVLPPVSLPQKHIDTINDYTKRIARDLRVVGLINIQFAICRDVVYVFEANPRASRTVPLVSKVCNVSMARLATQLAVGKKLKDLNVVHRRIPHFGVKEAVFPFNMFPEVDPILGPEMKSTGEVLGIADSFGLAYFKAQEAAGQLPPTKGTVLITVSTRDRPAVLDVARTLADLGFKIKATVGTRAFLAGHGIPSELILKVHEGRPNIMDAMANREIQLVINTPIGKLGQHDDSYIRKTAVKYKIPYVTTLAAAAAAAKGIAAYRQGKSGVRSLQSYHSAIE